In the Streptomyces sp. WMMC940 genome, ACCGGCCACCGGTCGTGGTCCTGGTGCTGTCCGCGGCGCTCTGCGTGGACGTCTGGCTGTTCGCCGTCCACGGAGCGATCGCGCCGGTGCTGCAGGTGCTGGAACAGCCTGTGCTGATGCTCGCCGTCTTCGCACTGATCGTGGCATCGCTGGTCTTCCACGAGTTCGGCCACGCCTCGGCGTGCAGGTACGGCGGCGCGCGCCCCGGGAGCATCGGCTGCGGCCTCTTCCTCATCTGGCCCTCGATGTACACCGAAGTCACCGATGTCTACCGCATCGGGCGGGCCGGCCGGATCCGGACCGACCTGGGCGGGATCTACTTCAACGTGGTCTTCGTGCTGGGGCTCGCCCTGGCGTACGTCCTCACGGGCCAGCCCCTCTTCCTCGCCGCGATCTACCTCGTGCACTTCGAAATCCTGGAGCAGCTGCTGCCGGTGGTCCGGCTGGACGGCTACTACATCCTCGGGGACCTCGCGGGAATCCCCGACCTCTTCGGGAAGATCAAGCCCATTCTGCGCTCCATGCTGCCGGGACGTCCGCCGTCCCCGGAGGTGGCCGGGCTGAAGCGGCCCGCGAGGATCATGGTCACCGCATGGGTGGTGACCATGGTGCCGCTGATCGCCGCCGAACTCGGCTACGTGCTGTGGAACCTCCCCCGCCTGCTCACCACGAGCCTGCGCTCACTGGCGGAACAGGTGGCGGGGACCTGGTCCGCCTTCGCCGACGGCCAGTTCTCCGCCGGTCTCGTCGGGGTCGTCGGTAGCTTCATGCTCATCTGCCCCCTGGCCGGCGCGACCTACCTCGCCGTACGGCTGGTGGGCCGGCTCGTGAAGGTCATCGCCCGGGCCACGGAGGGCAACGCCCGGCTGCGGGTGGCCGTCTGGGGCGGGGTGCTGGTGGGATCGGGCGCGCTCTGCGCGGCGTGGCTGACCGGTATGACCCCGGAGCCGTTGCCGCGCCAGCCGCCCATCGCCCCCATCCTCCAGCCCGGTGTTCCCACGGTCCGCCCGACGGCCGCGGCCCCCGGCGCGGAACGGCCCATCCCCGCCACCCCGGACCCGACCCGTCTCACCGACCCACCGCCCGAGGCCCCCGCACCCGCGGCGACTTCCGGCGCCACCCCCGCCGGCCTGACCGCCACCAAGAGCGGCTCCCCGTCCGCGAGCCCCGTCACGGACGCGCCGACACCAGGGCCGACGAGCCCGACGCCGAGTCCGAGCCGTACTTCGGCGTCGCCTTCGGCCGACCCGAGCGCCTCGCCGACGCCGAGCACCACGCCGTCCGGATCCCCTTCGCCCTCGGTGACCCCCTCGGAGTCGCAGAGCGCGACCGAGGAGCCGTAGTCCGGATCGCCCCCCATCCACCTCTCCGGCCCCGACAGCCCCCTCCCGATTCCCCGTACGTCCGCAAAGGAGCATCCCGATGACGCACCGAAAACCACGCACCGGCCACGGCGGCCGCAGAGCCGCACGGTTCGGCATGCTCGTCGCCGCCTGTACGGCCGGCTTCGCCACGGCGAGCCCTGCCGGGGCGGCATCGTACGTGTCGACCGGCAACCGCCATGTCGGTGTCGCGGTGGACGAAGCGCACGCGAACGCCGGACCCAGGCACCGTTACGACTACGACGACGAGTTCGCGGTCCATGAGCTCGGAACGCGCCTCGGCGTCGGCGCGCGCAACAGGGCGGTCGCCCGTTCCGCGGGCTGCACGCTCGACAACCCGTGCCGCTCGGTCGCCCTGTCCTTCCAGGTCGTCACCGTCACCGGCACGATCACGCGGCTCAACGCGGCGAACACCAGCCGTGCGGTCAACGACCACTGCGACGGCTGCCAGACGTTCGCGGGGGCCTACCAGTTCATCGTCTCCACCCCGCACTCGTTCACGCTGAGCCGCCCGGTCAGGAACGAACTCGCCCGGCTCGAAAGGCGACTGGCCGAACTGGAGCGCAGCCGCGAGCCGATCAGCACCGTCAGGACCCGTGCCGACTCCCTGGCCGCCGAGGTCGTGAGCCTGCTCAGGGGAGCGGTGGCGGCCGCGCCCCGCGGCGAGGCCGTCGACCCGCTGCAGAGCTTCCGGCCCACCGTCACCCTGCGGCGCCACATCGACTAGGGCGTGTCCCGACGGGGCGGACGTCGGCCGATGCGGCGCCAGGCCGCCCGGACGCCGCTCCGCGCCGAGCCCCACCCGCCTCCCGGCTCGGGGACCCCTCCCCGAGCCGGTAGGTGGACCCGTCTCCAGTCCTCCGGAGGACCACCATCCATGAGTTACCCACCCGAGGTGCGCCGTCAGGCCCTCGACCTGCTGGCCGTGGGCGAGCCCGTGAAGAAGGTCGCGGTCGACCTCGGCCTCAGCGAGCGGACGCTCTACCAGTGGCGGCGCAGATACCTGCCGCAACTGCGGCACCAGCGGTACTTCCCCGACGCGGGGACGGAACTCACGGCCGCGCGCAGACGCATCACGGAACTGGAGACCGAGGTCGCCGTCCTCCGGCGCGCGACCGAGCTGCTGCGGGACGCGATGTCCCCAAAAGACGATTCGAGGCAGTACGCGTGATGGCTCACGAGGGCTTGCCCGTGCGGATCGCCACGAGCGTCCTGGGGGTGACCGAGTCCGGGTACTTCACCTGGCGTTCCCGTCCTCCCTCCGCACGTTCCGTCCGTCACTCCTGGCTCACCGAAGTCATCTCCGCCATCCACGCCGCTTCGCACGGGACCTATGGATACCGGCGCATCCACGACGAACTGACTTCGCGCCACGGCATCGCGGTCAGCCACGGCACGGTTCAGCTCCTGATGCGCCGCGCCGGTCTCCAGGGTCTCTCCGCCGGCGAACGGCGCCGTACCCGGCCGACGCCAAAGAGGTCGCCGGCCTGAACGAGAGAGCGATCCGACCATGAGCATGGAATACCCGTCGTTCCCGACTCCGCCGCTGCCCATCTCCACGTATCTGCGCCCCCAACTGCGGGCGGGGGAGGACCTGCCGGCGACCCAGGCGCACCAGGTGATGCTGCACTGCGCCCTGGACGCGGCATGCGTCCCCGTGCGGCTGACCGACACCCGTGCCGTCGCCCGGATCGCCGAACTCGACTTCCCCACGGT is a window encoding:
- a CDS encoding M50 family metallopeptidase translates to MTKSQKVHPGPVGAAACDAGDVAHPYEYTETLFPVPRLGAGLQFLGEYQGSGFTDRKYLVRRGDGQVVQLSRLLYLVAESIDGVRDTETVSHRVSGRYGREISADNIEYLVEQKLEPLGITVPFGQEGDQVAGPTTDLLLVLKGHRVIFRERQVARIAAALAWLHRPPVVVLVLSAALCVDVWLFAVHGAIAPVLQVLEQPVLMLAVFALIVASLVFHEFGHASACRYGGARPGSIGCGLFLIWPSMYTEVTDVYRIGRAGRIRTDLGGIYFNVVFVLGLALAYVLTGQPLFLAAIYLVHFEILEQLLPVVRLDGYYILGDLAGIPDLFGKIKPILRSMLPGRPPSPEVAGLKRPARIMVTAWVVTMVPLIAAELGYVLWNLPRLLTTSLRSLAEQVAGTWSAFADGQFSAGLVGVVGSFMLICPLAGATYLAVRLVGRLVKVIARATEGNARLRVAVWGGVLVGSGALCAAWLTGMTPEPLPRQPPIAPILQPGVPTVRPTAAAPGAERPIPATPDPTRLTDPPPEAPAPAATSGATPAGLTATKSGSPSASPVTDAPTPGPTSPTPSPSRTSASPSADPSASPTPSTTPSGSPSPSVTPSESQSATEEP
- a CDS encoding IS3 family transposase, which codes for MAHEGLPVRIATSVLGVTESGYFTWRSRPPSARSVRHSWLTEVISAIHAASHGTYGYRRIHDELTSRHGIAVSHGTVQLLMRRAGLQGLSAGERRRTRPTPKRSPA
- a CDS encoding transposase, giving the protein MSYPPEVRRQALDLLAVGEPVKKVAVDLGLSERTLYQWRRRYLPQLRHQRYFPDAGTELTAARRRITELETEVAVLRRATELLRDAMSPKDDSRQYA